The Henckelia pumila isolate YLH828 chromosome 2, ASM3356847v2, whole genome shotgun sequence genome includes a window with the following:
- the LOC140882747 gene encoding uncharacterized protein isoform X3, with product MNTRAVYKKRKFQAELLEMPVLKQLRGDQILKYGPSYDYGTERKKFEINIFSRGGESDVQSSKDSNSFQGDADFIPCTRYEAKSHYILPNKSPFNEPSTSSASWGGSNSDAGVDSTDSRSFTKLSSSYAESLSISGSNYDDDLLEFERHAEYSLSEDENCDMNAEKELFNLLHSNGIAPSSYVLSSGRWSVDQDNIEEGTEKLTIDKEFEQYFSELML from the exons ATGAACACCCGCGCTGTTTACAAGAAAAGAAAATTTCAAGCCGAACTTCTTGAAATGCCTGTGCTTAAACAACTTCGCGGGGATCAAATCCTCAAATACGGCCCTTCATATGATTATGGAACAGAGAGAAAGAAGTTTGAAATTAACATATTCTCCAGAGGAGGAGAATCAGATGTACAGTCTTCAAAAGATAGCAACAGCTTTCAAGGGGATGCGGATTTCATCCCGTGCACACGCTATGAAGCTAAATCTCACTATATACTACCGAACAAAAGCCCATTTAATGAGCCCTCGACTTCATCCGCCAGTTGGGGTGGCTCGAATTCTGATGCGGGAGTTGATTCCACGGACAGCAGATCGTTTACCAAGTTAAGTTCCAGCTATGCGGAATCGTTATCCATAAGTGGATCGAATTATGATGATGACCTCCTAGAATTTGAACGACATGCCGAATATAGCTTATCTGAGGATGAAAACTGTGACATGAATGCCGAGAAGGAACTTTTTAATCTGCTGCATTCAAACGGGATAGCTCCTAGTAGTTATGTGCTTTCATCTGGAAGGTGGTCTGTCGATCAAG ATAACATCGAAGAAGGAACGGAGAAACTGACGATAGACAAGGAGTTCGAGCAGTACTTTTCGGAGCTTATGCTGTAA
- the LOC140878104 gene encoding uncharacterized protein, which yields MANANGVNAQINQLVTTAVERALAARGDPEEHLSRFENVALLHKYSDLIKCRVFLNTLIGPAQQWINLLRPGDIKEFKDFSKAFLHHFASSKKHPTTTLSLFAIKQQGQEDLQAYIRRFSALALEVPTATTDLLISAFTQGLTIGDFLKSLIKKPPSTYDELLARAEKYVNLEEIQVSLLNRGIDKPRSPKDTMIPNTPRKIGSAPRPELLGQFTSFTPLRMSKTQALQICEEKRLLQRPSWSEQGPCRPKSDKYCDFNNEYGHITNDCRQLEQEIERIIQQDEVMEDILVA from the exons ATGGCCAATGCGAATGGAGTCAACGCACAAATAAATCAACTTGTCACTACCGCTGTCGAACGAGCATTAGCTGCAAGGG GGGATCCGGAAGAGCACCTGTCCCGTTTTGAGAATGTTGCGCTGTTGCACAAATATTCTGACCTGATCAAGTGCCGGGTCTTCCTCAATACTCTGATAGGGCCAGCACAACAATGGATCAACCTATTGCGTCCAGGGGATATCAAGGAATTCAAGGATTTCAGCAAGGCCTTTCTACACCATTTTGCTAGTAGCAAAAAACATCCCACAACCACTCTCAGTCTTTTTGCTATCAAACAGCAAGGTCAAGAAGATTTGCAAGCATATATTCGTCGATTTAGTGCTTTGGCCCTTGAAGTACCTACCGCTACTACTGATCTACTCATTAGCGCTTTCACCCAAGGACTTACTATAGGGGATTTCCTTAAATCCTTGATCAAAAAACCGCCATCTACATACGATGAGTTGCTTGCTCGGGCTGAGAAATACGTGAATTTAGAGGAGATACAAGTTTCTCTGTTGAATAGGGGGATAGACAAGCCTAGAAGCCCAAAGGACACCATGATCCCTAACACGCCTCGGAAGATAGGATCAGCTCCTCGACCCGAGCTGCTTGGACAATTCACATCCTTCACCCCTCTAAGGATGAGTAAGACTCAGGCCCTGCAAATATGCGAAGAAAAAAGACTTCTACAAAGACCCTCATGGAGTGAGCAGGGGCCTTGCAGGCCAAAATCTGATAAGTATTGTGATTTTAACAATGAATATGGGCACATCACCAATGACTGTCGACAATTAGAACAAGAGATTGAGAGGATAATTCAACAAGATGAGGTGATGGAAGATATATTGGTAGCGTGA
- the LOC140880998 gene encoding laccase-17-like, with protein sequence MGASAFHLLLALALMTLLLCLIPNQAQAITRHYEFNIKMKNVTRLCHTKSIVTVNGKFPGPRILAREGDRLLVKVTNHVPNNITIHWHGIRQLRNGWADGPAYITQCPIQTGQSYVYNFTILGQRGTLFWHAHISWLRSTLYGPIIIHPKINESYPFVKPYKEVPIILGEWFNADTEAIISQALQTGGGPNVSDAYTINGLPGPLYNCSAKDTFKLRVKPGKTYLLRMINAALNDELFFSIANHSLTVVDADAVYVKPFETDTILIAPGQTTNVLLRTKTKFPGATFLMAAKPYVTGLGTFDNSTVAGILEYYESVTSRKKKLVLPLHKPSLPPLNDTSFATSFAKKLRSLATTQFPANVPQKVDKRFLFTVGLGTAPCDRNQTCQGPNGTKFAASVSNISFVQPATALLQAHFTGQSRGVYSPDFPFSPLNWFNYTGNPPNDTMVSNGTKVMVLAFNSSVELVMQDTSILGAESHPLHLHGFNFFVVGQGFGNYDPNNDPNSFNLVDPVERNTIGVPSGGWVAIRFLADNPGVWFMHCHLEIHTSWGLKMAWLVLNGKLPNQKLLPPPSDLPKC encoded by the exons ATGGGTGCCTCAGCATTTCACTTATTGCTTGCACTTGCTTTAATGACATTATTATTATGTCTGATTCCTAACCAGGCTCAAGCCATCACTAGGCATTATGAGTTCAAT ATCAAGATGAAAAATGTCACACGATTGTGCCACACAAAAAGCATCGTCACGGTGAACGGAAAATTTCCCGGACCTCGAATTTTAGCAAGGGAAGGCGATCGCCTGCTAGTGAAAGTCACTAACCACGTTCCCAACAATATCACCATCCATtg GCATGGGATAAGACAACTGCGGAATGGTTGGGCAGATGGGCCTGCATATATCACACAATGCCCCATCCAAACAGGGCAGAGCTATGTGTACAATTTCACAATACTTGGCCAAAGGGGAACCCTCTTTTGGCATGCACATATTTCATGGCTCAGATCAACTCTTTACGGCCCTATAATTATCCACCCAAAGATTAATGAATCTTATCCTTTTGTAAAACCCTATAAGGAAGTCCCTATCATATTAG GCGAATGGTTCAATGCTGATACCGAGGCCATAATCAGCCAAGCACTACAGACTGGCGGCGGCCCGAACGTCTCCGATGCCTACACCATCAACGGTCTCCCAGGGCCCTTATATAACTGTTCAGCCAAAG ATACATTCAAGTTGAGAGTGAAGCCTGGAAAAACCTACCTTCTCCGAATGATCAACGCTGCACTGAACGACGAACTTTTCTTCAGCATTGCCAACCACAGCCTCACGGTCGTCGACGCAGATGCCGTCTACGTTAAACCCTTCGAAACCGACACGATACTCATCGCCCCGGGACAGACAACAAACGTACTTCTCAGAACGAAAACAAAATTTCCAGGCGCCACCTTTCTCATGGCCGCGAAACCCTACGTCACGGGCCTGGGAACATTCGACAACTCCACCGTCGCAGGGATATTGGAATATTATGAATCCGTCACCTCAAGGAAGAAGAAATTAGTACTCCCACTTCACAAACCAAGCTTACCTCCCCTAAACGACACTTCTTTCGCCACGAGTTTTGCGAAAAAGCTCCGCAGCTTGGCCACTACTCAGTTCCCCGCAAACGTACCGCAAAAAGTAGACAAACGTTTCCTCTTCACCGTAGGATTAGGGACGGCCCCCTGTGACCGAAACCAGACATGTCAGGGCCCGAACGGAACGAAATTCGCAGCATCTGTTAGCAATATATCATTCGTTCAGCCCGCAACTGCCCTTCTCCAGGCCCATTTTACGGGTCAATCGAGAGGAGTTTACAGCCCGGATTTCCCCTTCAGCCCCTTGAACTGGTTTAACTACACGGGGAATCCTCCGAACGATACAATGGTGAGCAATGGCACAAAGGTTATGGTTTTGGCTTTTAACAGTAGTGTGGAGTTAGTGATGCAGGATACCAGCATTCTTGGAGCTGAGAGCCACCCCCTTCATCTCCACGGATTCAATTTCTTTGTGGTGGGTCAAGGGTTCGGTAATTATGACCCGAACAACGACCCAAATAGCTTCAATCTCGTCGACCCGGTTGAGAGGAACACTATTGGGGTGCCTTCTGGTGGATGGGTTGCCATTCGGTTTTTGGCGGATAATCCAG GGGTGTGGTTCATGCATTGCCACCTGGAAATCCACACGAGCTGGGGTTTGAAGATGGCATGGCTTGTGTTAAATGGAAAGCTTCCAAATCAAAAGCTTCTTCCTCCGCCGTCCGATCTTCCCAAATGctaa
- the LOC140882747 gene encoding uncharacterized protein isoform X2, translating into MEENMGSPDEINSSMNTRAVYKKRKFQAELLEMPVLKQLRGDQILKYGPSYDYGTERKKFEINIFSRGGESDVQSSKDSNSFQGDADFIPCTRYEAKSHYILPNKSPFNEPSTSSASWGGSNSDAGVDSTDSRSFTKLSSSYAESLSISGSNYDDDLLEFERHAEYSLSEDENCDMNAEKELFNLLHSNGIAPSSYVLSSGRWSVDQDNIEEGTEKLTIDKEFEQYFSELML; encoded by the exons ATGGAGGAAAATATGGGCAGCCCAGATGAAATAAACAG CTCGATGAACACCCGCGCTGTTTACAAGAAAAGAAAATTTCAAGCCGAACTTCTTGAAATGCCTGTGCTTAAACAACTTCGCGGGGATCAAATCCTCAAATACGGCCCTTCATATGATTATGGAACAGAGAGAAAGAAGTTTGAAATTAACATATTCTCCAGAGGAGGAGAATCAGATGTACAGTCTTCAAAAGATAGCAACAGCTTTCAAGGGGATGCGGATTTCATCCCGTGCACACGCTATGAAGCTAAATCTCACTATATACTACCGAACAAAAGCCCATTTAATGAGCCCTCGACTTCATCCGCCAGTTGGGGTGGCTCGAATTCTGATGCGGGAGTTGATTCCACGGACAGCAGATCGTTTACCAAGTTAAGTTCCAGCTATGCGGAATCGTTATCCATAAGTGGATCGAATTATGATGATGACCTCCTAGAATTTGAACGACATGCCGAATATAGCTTATCTGAGGATGAAAACTGTGACATGAATGCCGAGAAGGAACTTTTTAATCTGCTGCATTCAAACGGGATAGCTCCTAGTAGTTATGTGCTTTCATCTGGAAGGTGGTCTGTCGATCAAG ATAACATCGAAGAAGGAACGGAGAAACTGACGATAGACAAGGAGTTCGAGCAGTACTTTTCGGAGCTTATGCTGTAA
- the LOC140882747 gene encoding uncharacterized protein isoform X1, translating into MPPHLHSATSTFKGFIIFIQLSNIYSSMNTRAVYKKRKFQAELLEMPVLKQLRGDQILKYGPSYDYGTERKKFEINIFSRGGESDVQSSKDSNSFQGDADFIPCTRYEAKSHYILPNKSPFNEPSTSSASWGGSNSDAGVDSTDSRSFTKLSSSYAESLSISGSNYDDDLLEFERHAEYSLSEDENCDMNAEKELFNLLHSNGIAPSSYVLSSGRWSVDQDNIEEGTEKLTIDKEFEQYFSELML; encoded by the exons ATGCCCCCACACCTCCACTCTGCTACTTCCACATTCAAAGGTTTTATTATCTTCATTCAATTATCGAATATATACAG CTCGATGAACACCCGCGCTGTTTACAAGAAAAGAAAATTTCAAGCCGAACTTCTTGAAATGCCTGTGCTTAAACAACTTCGCGGGGATCAAATCCTCAAATACGGCCCTTCATATGATTATGGAACAGAGAGAAAGAAGTTTGAAATTAACATATTCTCCAGAGGAGGAGAATCAGATGTACAGTCTTCAAAAGATAGCAACAGCTTTCAAGGGGATGCGGATTTCATCCCGTGCACACGCTATGAAGCTAAATCTCACTATATACTACCGAACAAAAGCCCATTTAATGAGCCCTCGACTTCATCCGCCAGTTGGGGTGGCTCGAATTCTGATGCGGGAGTTGATTCCACGGACAGCAGATCGTTTACCAAGTTAAGTTCCAGCTATGCGGAATCGTTATCCATAAGTGGATCGAATTATGATGATGACCTCCTAGAATTTGAACGACATGCCGAATATAGCTTATCTGAGGATGAAAACTGTGACATGAATGCCGAGAAGGAACTTTTTAATCTGCTGCATTCAAACGGGATAGCTCCTAGTAGTTATGTGCTTTCATCTGGAAGGTGGTCTGTCGATCAAG ATAACATCGAAGAAGGAACGGAGAAACTGACGATAGACAAGGAGTTCGAGCAGTACTTTTCGGAGCTTATGCTGTAA
- the LOC140878105 gene encoding probable protein S-acyltransferase 16 — MARAFAFSFYVGLAMAAFAYVYLMTMLVFMDRWLGLDSPLGMLNAAAYTTLAVMFAASYRLAMFTDPGRVPASFVLNSEDAQKSVREIKRKGGNVRFCQKCSQHKPPRTHHCRICNRCVLRMDHHCVWVNNCVGHANHKYLYSLLVYAEVASLYSMVLLLGSLTADYKGDAEMKLFFRATYIISGLLLTYLCLSLAVLLWWNVYLVTRNKTQIEYFEGVRSMCVKKGGPVYSNPYDIGTLRNVKSILGPTVFDWIFPTTRHIGTGLRFPTRYDDHRPPHTPR; from the exons ATGGCTCGTGCTTTCGCGTTCTCGTTTTACGTAGGTTTGGCGATGGCTGCATTCGCTTACGTCTACCTCATGACGATGCTGGTGTTCATGGACCGGTGGTTGGGCCTCGATTCGCCGCTCGGCATGTTGAATGCTGCCGCTTACACGACCTTGGCTGTTATGTTCGCCGCCTCTTACCGGCTCGCCATGTTCacggatccgggtcgggttccCGCATCCTTCGTGTTGAATTCCGAGGATGCGCAGAAATCCGTGCGGGAAATAAAGCGGAAG GGTGGAAATGTGAGATTCTGCCAGAAGTGCTCTCAGCATAAGCCTCCCCGAACCCATCATTGCCGGATATGCAACCGATGTGTTTTACGCATG GATCACCATTGCGTTTGGGTAAACAATTGCGTGGGCCATGCAAATCATAAGTACCTTTACTCGCTTCTTGTGTACGCCGAGGTTGCATCTCTATACTCTATG GTCTTGCTCCTCGGAAGTTTAACTGCGGATTATAAAGGAGATGCTGAGATGAAACTATTTTTCAGGGCCACATAT ATCATTTCGGGGTTATTGCTGACATATTTATGTTTGTCTCTGGCTGTTCTTCTTTGGTGGAACGTCTATCTTGTAACCCGCAACAAGACTCAGATTGAG TATTTTGAAGGCGTGAGATCTATGTGCGTGAAGAAAGGAGGCCCCGTCTATTCAAACCCTTACGATATTGGCACACTCAGGAATGTGAAATCG ATTCTGGGACCAACTGTTTTTGACTGGATATTCCCCACGACCAGACATATCGGCACCGGCCTTCGATTTCCGACTAGGTATGATGACCACCGCCCGCCGCACACTCCAAGATAA